The Salmo salar chromosome ssa06, Ssal_v3.1, whole genome shotgun sequence genome window below encodes:
- the LOC106607637 gene encoding enhancer of rudimentary homolog, with translation MSHTILLVQPTKRPEGRTYADYESVNECMEGVCKMYEEHLKRMNPNSPSITYDISQLFDFIDDLADLSCLVYRVDTQTYQPYNKDWIKEKIYVLLRRQAQQAGK, from the exons TCACACACAATTCTGCTTGTCCAGCCAACAAAGAGACCAGAGGGGAGAACATATGCCGACTACGAGTCAGTCAACGAATGCATGGAGG GTGTGTGTAAAATGTACGAGGAGCACCTGAAGAGGATGAACCCCAACAGTCCCTCCATCACCTATGACATCAGCCAGCTGTTTGACTTCATTGACGATTTGGCAGACCTCAGCTGTTTAGT ATACCGGGTGGACACTCAAACATACCAGCCGTACAACAAAGACTGGATCAAGGAGAAGATCTACGTGCTGCTGCGGCGTCAAGCCCAACAAGCTGGGAAGTAA